Genomic window (Mycolicibacterium smegmatis):
CCATCCGGGCGATCTTGAACGCGATCGCCTGGTAGGTGCCGATGGCCGCGCCGAATGCCTGACGTTCCTTGGCGTACTTCACCGATTCGTCGACGCAACCCTGCGCCGCGCCGACCGACAGCGCCGCGATCGCGATGCGGCCCTCATCGAGGATGCGCAGAAAGTTGGCGTAGCCGCGGCCGCGCTCACCGAGCAGGTTCTCCTCGGGCACGCGCACGTCGTCGAAGCTCAGCGGGTGGGTGTCCGACGCGTTCCAGCCGACCTTGTTGTAGGCCGGTTCGGCCGTGAACCCCTCGGTGGGCACGGGCACCAGGATCGACGAGATCTCTTTGCGGCCATCGGGTTTCTCACCTGTCACCGCGGTGACGGTGACCAGGCGGGTGATGTCGGTGCCCGAGTTGGTGATGAACTGCTTGGACCCGTTGATCACCCAGTGCCCGTCATCGAGACGCGCGGTGGTCTTGGTGGCACCGGCGTCGCTGCCGCCGCCTGCCTCGGTGAGGCCGAACGCGCCCAGAGCCTTGCCACTGGCCAAGAGCGGCAGCCACTCCTGCTTCTGCGCGTCGTTGCCGAACCGGTACACCGGCATCGCGCCCAGCGACACACCGGCCTCCAGGGTGATGGCGACACTCTGGTCCACGCGGCCGAGTTCCTCCAGCGCGAGGCACAGCGCGAAATAGTCGCCGCCCATGCCGCCGTACTCCTCGGGGAACGGCAGACCGAACAGGCCCATGTCGGCCATGCCCGCCACGACCTCGTACGGGAACG
Coding sequences:
- a CDS encoding acyl-CoA dehydrogenase family protein, which gives rise to MTDFLSTGSLPDDYEQLAKTVRDFAQSVVAPVAAKHDEEHSFPYEVVAGMADMGLFGLPFPEEYGGMGGDYFALCLALEELGRVDQSVAITLEAGVSLGAMPVYRFGNDAQKQEWLPLLASGKALGAFGLTEAGGGSDAGATKTTARLDDGHWVINGSKQFITNSGTDITRLVTVTAVTGEKPDGRKEISSILVPVPTEGFTAEPAYNKVGWNASDTHPLSFDDVRVPEENLLGERGRGYANFLRILDEGRIAIAALSVGAAQGCVDESVKYAKERQAFGAAIGTYQAIAFKIARMEARAHAARTAYYDAAALMLAGKPFKKAASVAKLVASEAAMDNARDATQIFGGYGFMNEYSVARHYRDSKILEIGEGTTEVQLMLIGRELGL